A single window of Streptomyces griseoviridis DNA harbors:
- a CDS encoding ABC transporter permease, which yields MSQALDTPPPTPAPPGDDLAALAARHGLTVSGARPTLSEYVRQLWARRHFIGAFSTAKLTSQYSQAKLGQVWQVMTPLLNAAVYYFIFGILLGTKKGVPDYIPFLVTGVFIWTFTQSSILAGTRAISGNLGLVRALHFPRAALPISFCLQQLQQLLFSMCALVVILLCFGVPVSLSWLLAVPALVLQFTFNAGVAMVVARMGAKTPDIAQLMPFLLRTWMYVSGVMWSIDKLTEKDHLPHIVTLALETNPAAVYIDLMRYALIDSFHASQLPPHVWPAATAWALIAGVGGFIYFWKSEETYGRG from the coding sequence GTGAGCCAGGCACTCGACACACCGCCCCCGACGCCGGCCCCGCCAGGCGACGACCTCGCGGCGCTCGCCGCCCGCCACGGCCTCACGGTCAGCGGCGCCCGCCCCACCCTGTCGGAGTACGTCCGCCAGCTCTGGGCCAGGCGCCACTTCATCGGCGCCTTCTCCACCGCCAAGCTCACCTCCCAGTACAGCCAGGCCAAGCTCGGCCAGGTGTGGCAGGTCATGACGCCGCTGCTGAACGCGGCCGTGTACTACTTCATCTTCGGCATCCTGCTCGGCACCAAGAAGGGCGTGCCCGACTACATCCCGTTCCTGGTCACGGGCGTGTTCATCTGGACGTTCACGCAGAGCTCGATCCTGGCCGGCACCCGCGCCATCTCAGGCAACCTCGGCCTGGTCAGGGCGCTGCACTTCCCGCGGGCCGCGCTGCCGATCTCGTTCTGCCTCCAGCAGCTCCAGCAGCTGCTGTTCTCGATGTGCGCCCTGGTGGTGATCCTGCTCTGCTTCGGCGTGCCGGTCTCCCTCTCCTGGCTGCTCGCGGTGCCCGCGCTGGTCCTCCAGTTCACGTTCAACGCCGGAGTGGCGATGGTCGTGGCGCGGATGGGCGCGAAGACACCGGACATCGCGCAGCTCATGCCGTTCCTGCTGCGCACCTGGATGTACGTGTCCGGGGTGATGTGGAGCATCGACAAGCTCACGGAGAAGGACCACCTGCCGCATATCGTGACCCTCGCGCTGGAGACCAATCCGGCGGCCGTCTACATCGACCTCATGCGCTACGCGCTGATCGACAGCTTCCACGCGAGTCAGCTCCCGCCGCACGTGTGGCCGGCGGCGACCGCGTGGGCGCTGATCGCCGGAGTCGGCGGGTTCATCTACTTCTGGAAGTCCGAGGAGACGTACGGCCGTGGCTGA
- a CDS encoding MarR family winged helix-turn-helix transcriptional regulator, with protein MTTPPTADWLRLDQQICFSLNAASRAFGGLYRVLLKDLGLTYPQYLVMLVLWEDGELPVKELGARLRLDSGTLSPLLKRLETAGLVRRERSARDERSVRVRPTEDGTALRERALEVPRRIAAATGFDVDEIRALRTRLDDLTTALDAAARQAGPADPADQRP; from the coding sequence ATGACCACGCCGCCCACCGCCGACTGGCTCCGCCTCGACCAGCAGATCTGCTTCTCCCTGAACGCCGCGTCGCGCGCCTTCGGCGGCCTCTACCGGGTGCTCCTCAAGGACCTCGGACTCACCTATCCCCAGTACCTGGTGATGCTGGTGCTGTGGGAGGACGGCGAGCTGCCGGTCAAGGAGCTGGGCGCCCGGCTGCGCCTCGACTCCGGCACCCTCTCCCCGCTGCTCAAGCGCCTGGAGACGGCGGGACTCGTCCGCCGCGAGCGCAGCGCCCGCGACGAACGCTCGGTGCGGGTGCGCCCCACCGAGGACGGCACGGCCCTGCGCGAACGCGCCCTCGAGGTGCCCCGCCGGATCGCCGCCGCGACCGGCTTCGACGTCGACGAGATCCGCGCCCTGCGCACCCGCCTCGACGACCTCACGACGGCCCTGGACGCGGCGGCCCGGCAGGCCGGACCGGCGGACCCGGCGGACCAGCGGCCGTGA
- a CDS encoding response regulator transcription factor: protein MRVVIAEDNALLREGLVLLLTSAGHEVVAVAGTGPEVLPALLDHRPDAAVLDVRMPPGFRDEGLRAAIEARELIPGLPVLVLSQYVEESYAGELLAGGAGGLGYLLKDRVGRVDEFLDALERVAAGGTALDPEVVTELLTRRKDSPLDALTPREREVLGLMAEGHDNATIARTLVVTERAVHKHIGNVFLKLGLPQSDSGHRRVLAVLAYLNNQ from the coding sequence GTGAGAGTCGTGATCGCCGAGGACAACGCCCTGCTCCGGGAGGGCCTCGTCCTGCTGCTGACGTCCGCGGGGCACGAGGTGGTGGCGGTCGCAGGCACCGGGCCCGAGGTGCTGCCCGCCCTGCTCGACCACCGCCCGGACGCGGCCGTCCTCGACGTCCGGATGCCGCCGGGATTCCGCGACGAGGGGCTGCGCGCGGCGATCGAGGCGCGCGAGCTGATCCCCGGGCTGCCGGTGCTGGTGCTCTCCCAGTACGTCGAGGAGTCGTACGCCGGTGAACTGCTCGCCGGGGGCGCGGGCGGGCTCGGCTACCTCCTCAAGGACCGGGTCGGGCGGGTCGACGAGTTCCTCGACGCGCTGGAGCGGGTCGCGGCCGGGGGCACCGCCCTCGACCCCGAGGTCGTCACCGAACTCCTCACCCGCCGCAAGGACTCGCCGCTGGACGCGCTGACCCCGCGGGAGCGCGAGGTGCTCGGGCTGATGGCCGAGGGCCACGACAACGCGACGATCGCGCGGACGCTCGTCGTCACCGAACGCGCCGTGCACAAGCACATCGGCAACGTGTTCCTGAAGCTCGGCCTGCCGCAGAGCGACAGCGGCCACCGCCGGGTGCTGGCCGTGCTGGCGTACCTCAACAACCAGTAG
- a CDS encoding organic hydroperoxide resistance protein → MDALYTAVATATHGRDGRAVSSDGKIDLQLAPPVEMGGSGQGTNPEQLFAAGYAACFGSALGLVGRQAKVDVTDAAVTAEVGIGKQGEGFGLKVTLRVELPDTVDEATGRKLVETAHQVCPYSNATRGNIEVDLVIE, encoded by the coding sequence ATGGACGCGCTCTACACCGCCGTCGCCACCGCCACCCACGGCCGTGACGGTCGTGCCGTCTCCTCCGACGGCAAGATCGACCTCCAGCTGGCGCCGCCGGTCGAGATGGGCGGCAGCGGCCAGGGCACCAACCCCGAGCAGCTGTTCGCCGCCGGTTACGCCGCCTGCTTCGGCAGCGCCCTCGGCCTCGTCGGCCGGCAGGCCAAGGTCGACGTCACCGACGCGGCCGTGACCGCTGAGGTCGGCATCGGCAAGCAGGGCGAGGGCTTCGGCCTCAAGGTCACCCTCCGCGTCGAGCTGCCGGACACCGTGGACGAGGCCACCGGCCGCAAGCTGGTCGAGACCGCCCACCAGGTCTGCCCCTACTCCAACGCCACCCGCGGCAACATCGAGGTCGACCTCGTCATCGAGTAG
- a CDS encoding ABC transporter ATP-binding protein produces the protein MAENTSELVPTVVADGVDIVYRVNGTGAGRGSATAALNRILRRGKAEKAAGVRRVHAVRNVSFVAHRGEAIGLIGTNGSGKSTLLKAVAGLLPVENGRIYTDGQPSLLGVNAALMSDLTGERNVYLGGLAMGMSREQIKERYDDIVDFSGINEKGDFITLPMRTYSSGMAARLRFSIAAAKDHDVLLIDEALATGDRKFQKRSEDRIRELRKHAGTVFLVSHNNKSIRDTCDRVLWLERGELRMDGPTDDVLKEYEAFTGDKGDTKPKAKPKAAAAPKTPAAASV, from the coding sequence GTGGCTGAGAACACTTCCGAGCTGGTCCCCACCGTCGTCGCCGACGGCGTCGACATCGTCTACCGCGTCAACGGCACCGGCGCCGGACGCGGCTCCGCGACCGCGGCCCTCAACCGCATCCTGCGCCGCGGCAAGGCCGAGAAGGCGGCCGGCGTGCGCCGGGTGCACGCCGTGCGGAACGTGTCGTTCGTCGCCCACCGGGGCGAGGCGATCGGCCTGATCGGCACCAACGGCTCCGGCAAGTCGACGCTGCTCAAGGCGGTCGCGGGCCTGCTGCCGGTGGAGAACGGCCGGATCTACACCGACGGCCAGCCCTCCCTGCTCGGCGTCAACGCGGCCCTGATGAGCGACCTCACCGGCGAACGCAACGTCTACCTCGGCGGCCTCGCCATGGGCATGTCCCGCGAGCAGATCAAGGAGCGCTACGACGACATCGTCGACTTCTCCGGGATCAACGAGAAGGGCGACTTCATCACCCTGCCGATGCGCACCTACTCCTCCGGCATGGCGGCCCGCCTGCGGTTCTCCATCGCCGCCGCCAAGGACCACGACGTGCTGCTCATCGACGAGGCGCTCGCCACCGGCGACCGCAAGTTCCAGAAGCGCTCCGAGGACCGCATCCGCGAGCTGCGCAAGCACGCCGGGACGGTGTTCCTGGTCAGCCACAACAACAAGTCGATCCGCGACACCTGCGACCGGGTGCTGTGGCTGGAGCGCGGCGAGCTGCGCATGGACGGCCCGACGGACGACGTCCTCAAGGAGTACGAGGCCTTCACCGGCGACAAGGGCGACACCAAGCCCAAGGCGAAGCCGAAGGCAGCCGCCGCGCCGAAGACCCCGGCGGCGGCCTCCGTCTGA
- a CDS encoding glycosyltransferase 87 family protein, which produces MLWLLVVAGRPALGWGGVGREVWRLYHHWYGVLAHGAFPAHDPLWQYPPGAGPVLLAPALLPGLTYFQAFVVLTLAADAAVTAALARAGTRPGRSLRGAAYWTCGLPLLLHLPLARYDVQVTALAVIALLTATRSPRAYGAFAALGALVKVWPVLVLLGVARGRDTRSAWTWAAATGATALAVLAALFAHPLAFLRQQGGRGVQIESLGGTVLGLATHAGWPGTVRYRYGAMEFTGPYVGTVARLSLLLTGLALALMLLWRLRAGHRTPATPADAALSAVLLFTVTSRVISPQYLIWLLGLAAVCLTSRHTAQRPVAVLVLAAAAVSAVVYPVLYDQVTACTWTGCALMVVRNGLLTAAAVRSCTRVWRATRLDTAPPAPRGVRGAVVPAPASGPRLLH; this is translated from the coding sequence ATGCTGTGGCTGCTCGTCGTCGCCGGGCGGCCCGCGCTGGGGTGGGGCGGGGTCGGGCGGGAGGTGTGGCGGCTCTACCACCACTGGTACGGCGTCCTCGCGCACGGTGCCTTCCCCGCGCACGACCCGCTGTGGCAGTACCCGCCGGGCGCCGGCCCGGTCCTGCTGGCGCCCGCGCTGCTGCCGGGCCTGACGTACTTCCAGGCGTTCGTCGTCCTCACGCTCGCCGCCGACGCGGCCGTCACGGCGGCGCTGGCCCGCGCGGGCACCCGCCCCGGCCGCTCGCTGCGCGGCGCCGCCTACTGGACCTGCGGGCTGCCGCTCCTCCTGCATCTCCCGCTCGCCCGCTACGACGTGCAGGTCACCGCGCTCGCCGTCATCGCCCTGTTGACGGCGACGCGCTCCCCGCGCGCGTACGGCGCGTTCGCGGCGCTCGGCGCCCTGGTGAAGGTGTGGCCGGTGCTGGTGCTGCTCGGTGTGGCGCGGGGGCGGGACACCCGGTCGGCGTGGACCTGGGCCGCGGCCACCGGCGCGACCGCCCTCGCGGTGCTGGCCGCCCTGTTCGCGCACCCGCTCGCGTTCCTGCGCCAACAGGGCGGCCGGGGTGTGCAGATCGAGTCGCTGGGCGGCACCGTGCTCGGTCTCGCGACCCACGCGGGGTGGCCCGGCACGGTGCGCTACCGGTACGGGGCGATGGAGTTCACCGGCCCGTACGTGGGCACGGTCGCGCGGCTCTCCCTGCTGCTCACCGGGCTCGCCCTCGCGCTGATGCTGCTGTGGCGGCTGCGGGCCGGGCACCGCACCCCGGCGACGCCCGCCGACGCCGCGCTCAGCGCCGTCCTGCTGTTCACCGTGACCAGCCGGGTGATCAGCCCGCAGTACCTGATCTGGCTGCTGGGCCTGGCCGCCGTCTGCCTGACCTCACGGCACACCGCGCAGCGCCCGGTGGCCGTGCTGGTGCTGGCCGCCGCCGCGGTCAGCGCCGTCGTCTACCCGGTCCTGTACGACCAGGTGACGGCCTGCACCTGGACCGGGTGCGCCCTGATGGTCGTCCGCAACGGGCTGCTCACGGCGGCGGCCGTCCGGTCCTGCACACGGGTGTGGCGGGCGACCCGGCTCGACACCGCGCCTCCCGCGCCCCGGGGCGTGCGCGGGGCCGTCGTTCCCGCCCCCGCGTCCGGCCCGCGCCTGCTTCACTGA
- the galE gene encoding UDP-glucose 4-epimerase GalE produces the protein MTWLITGGAGYIGAHVVRALAAAGEQTVVYDDLSTGSAARVPDGVPLVTGSTLDGERIARALADHEVTGVVHLAAKKQAGESVARPLRYYRENVEGLRVLLDAVTAADVASFVFSSSAAVYGMPDVELVTEDTPCLPMSPYGETKLAGEWLVRATGRATGLATASLRYFNVAGAASPDLADPGVSNLIPMVFERLTEHAPPRVFGADYDTPDGTCVRDYIHVADLAEAHVAAAQVLRSRPGRDLTLNIGRGEGVSVREMIDRVTAVTGHDLAPVTAPRRPGDPARVVASADRALTELPWKPRHDVQDMIRSAWEGWLRLHPEAAARP, from the coding sequence ATGACCTGGCTGATCACCGGCGGCGCCGGTTACATCGGGGCGCACGTCGTCCGCGCGCTGGCCGCGGCGGGCGAGCAGACCGTGGTGTACGACGACCTGTCGACCGGCAGCGCCGCCCGGGTGCCCGACGGGGTGCCGCTGGTCACCGGCTCCACGCTGGACGGCGAACGGATCGCGCGGGCGCTGGCCGACCACGAGGTCACCGGCGTCGTGCACCTGGCGGCGAAGAAGCAGGCCGGTGAGTCGGTGGCGCGGCCGCTGCGCTACTACCGGGAGAACGTCGAGGGGCTGCGGGTCCTGCTGGACGCGGTGACGGCGGCGGACGTCGCGTCGTTCGTGTTCTCGTCGTCCGCGGCCGTCTACGGCATGCCGGACGTCGAACTGGTGACGGAGGACACCCCGTGCCTGCCGATGTCGCCCTACGGCGAGACCAAGCTGGCCGGCGAGTGGCTGGTGCGCGCCACCGGCCGGGCGACGGGCCTGGCCACGGCGTCCCTGCGCTACTTCAACGTGGCGGGCGCGGCCTCCCCCGACCTCGCCGACCCCGGTGTCTCCAACCTGATCCCGATGGTCTTCGAGAGGCTCACCGAGCACGCCCCGCCGCGCGTCTTCGGCGCCGACTACGACACCCCCGACGGCACCTGCGTCCGCGACTACATCCACGTCGCCGACCTGGCCGAGGCCCATGTCGCGGCGGCGCAGGTGCTGCGCTCCCGCCCCGGCCGCGACCTGACCCTCAACATCGGCCGGGGCGAGGGGGTCTCGGTGCGCGAGATGATCGACCGCGTCACCGCCGTCACCGGCCACGACCTCGCCCCGGTGACCGCCCCGCGCCGCCCCGGCGACCCGGCGCGCGTGGTGGCGTCGGCCGACCGGGCGCTGACCGAACTCCCGTGGAAACCGCGGCACGACGTCCAGGACATGATCAGGTCGGCGTGGGAGGGCTGGCTGCGCCTGCACCCGGAGGCCGCCGCCCGTCCCTAG
- a CDS encoding glycosyltransferase family 39 protein, producing the protein MDSESRWARATAVGLPAAVMSAIGACGLDRGGMWRDEGVTFQVARRTVPQIWRLLHGVDAVHGLYYLLMHAVLAVRADEIALRLPSVCGAAAAAGLVGALGARLAGAWAGCAAGLLYAATPMVGYYAQEGRSYALVSAGVLAATLLLVRAVDGDGPWWAYAAVLAVSCLLHELAALAVCAHAVSLACARVRRGVWGRWACAVGAVGIVTLPLALVSRAQADQVAWLRTPGWGSAERLLRAFVPVPTGVVFWACVALALLGACAGPRALTGVALPLVLTPPALLIAVSRLRPMYDDRYVLYALAGLPLLTAGGLATLAGAVTHALRRRARPAAGRALPLRARPAPAPRTRPDRAPDDRARRRVRPRTWAEPLTGAFTFLGSWADRRARPGTRADRPAGSLTFPGTRADRPADSLTFLGTWADRRADARAPALAGVVALGLVVVPVLLLVGYALVPHRAGRAAAQRPDDLAALSWAAARQLRPGEPVLFLPAIGRRSALAYPAGFAAARDVALRESGARSGTLYGREVGAVELRRRLAGAHRLWVVAEPYALRPGPLPADPVERAKLALLRREFSPAGRGQAPVRGGASLRLYVRREPAARGPAVTAAGPPGPPVRPAGPPRPGPS; encoded by the coding sequence GTGGACAGCGAGAGCCGGTGGGCGCGGGCGACGGCCGTGGGCCTCCCCGCCGCCGTCATGTCCGCGATCGGGGCGTGCGGTCTCGACCGGGGCGGCATGTGGCGCGACGAGGGCGTCACCTTCCAGGTCGCGCGGCGCACGGTCCCGCAGATCTGGCGGCTGCTGCACGGCGTGGACGCGGTGCACGGCCTGTACTACCTGCTGATGCACGCCGTGCTCGCCGTCCGCGCGGACGAGATCGCGCTGCGGCTGCCCTCGGTGTGCGGGGCCGCGGCTGCGGCCGGCCTGGTCGGCGCGCTCGGCGCCCGGCTCGCGGGCGCGTGGGCCGGCTGCGCGGCGGGCCTGCTGTACGCCGCGACCCCGATGGTCGGCTACTACGCGCAGGAGGGCCGCTCGTACGCGCTGGTCTCGGCGGGGGTGCTGGCGGCGACGCTGCTGCTGGTGCGCGCGGTCGACGGGGACGGGCCCTGGTGGGCGTACGCGGCGGTGCTCGCCGTCAGCTGTCTGCTGCACGAACTGGCGGCGCTCGCGGTGTGCGCGCACGCCGTCTCACTGGCGTGCGCGCGGGTGCGACGGGGAGTGTGGGGGCGTTGGGCGTGCGCCGTCGGCGCGGTCGGGATCGTCACGCTCCCTCTGGCGCTGGTCTCCCGGGCCCAGGCGGACCAGGTGGCGTGGTTGCGCACCCCGGGGTGGGGGAGCGCGGAGCGGCTGCTGCGGGCGTTCGTGCCGGTGCCGACCGGGGTGGTGTTCTGGGCGTGCGTGGCGCTGGCGCTCCTCGGGGCGTGCGCGGGCCCGCGCGCACTGACCGGCGTCGCGCTCCCGCTCGTCCTCACGCCCCCGGCGCTGCTGATCGCCGTCTCGCGGCTGCGGCCGATGTACGACGACCGGTACGTGCTGTACGCGCTCGCGGGGCTGCCGCTGCTGACGGCGGGAGGTCTCGCGACGCTCGCCGGGGCGGTGACGCACGCCCTGCGACGACGGGCCCGCCCGGCGGCGGGGCGCGCCCTCCCGCTGCGGGCCCGCCCGGCCCCGGCCCCTCGGACCCGACCCGACCGCGCGCCCGACGACCGGGCCCGCCGGCGCGTCCGCCCGCGGACCTGGGCAGAGCCTCTGACCGGCGCCTTCACCTTCCTCGGGAGCTGGGCCGACCGCAGGGCCCGCCCCGGCACCCGTGCCGACCGCCCAGCCGGTTCCCTCACCTTCCCCGGCACCCGTGCCGATCGCCCAGCCGATTCCCTCACCTTCCTCGGGACATGGGCCGACCGCCGAGCCGACGCCCGTGCCCCCGCGCTCGCCGGTGTCGTCGCTCTCGGTCTCGTCGTCGTCCCCGTTCTCCTGCTCGTCGGGTACGCCCTCGTCCCGCACCGGGCCGGGCGGGCCGCCGCTCAGCGTCCCGACGATCTCGCCGCCCTCTCCTGGGCGGCCGCCCGTCAACTGCGGCCGGGTGAGCCGGTGTTGTTCCTGCCCGCGATCGGGCGGCGGTCGGCGCTCGCCTACCCGGCGGGGTTCGCGGCGGCCCGGGACGTGGCGTTGCGGGAGTCGGGGGCCCGGTCGGGGACGCTGTACGGGCGTGAGGTGGGCGCCGTCGAACTGCGGCGCAGGCTCGCCGGGGCGCACCGGCTCTGGGTCGTCGCCGAGCCGTACGCGCTGCGCCCCGGGCCGCTTCCGGCCGATCCCGTCGAGCGGGCCAAACTCGCCCTGCTGAGGCGCGAGTTCAGCCCGGCGGGGCGGGGTCAGGCCCCGGTGCGCGGTGGGGCGAGCCTGCGTCTGTACGTCCGCCGCGAGCCGGCGGCGCGCGGTCCCGCGGTCACGGCCGCTGGTCCGCCGGGTCCGCCGGTCCGGCCTGCCGGGCCGCCGCGTCCAGGGCCGTCGTGA
- a CDS encoding amidohydrolase translates to MRLDALFTNGRFTTLDPDRPTAHTLGVIGGRIAGLDDDVAGCTADRVHDLRGAPAVPGFNDAHQHLSMRGRRLLQLDLHARTVPTLDALYAAVRERAAGLGPDEWIFGAGYDQNKIGAHPTAEALDEAAQGRPVWLEHVSCHMGVANTAAFTRAGFTDRFGVPDLDGGHVERAADGRAVGLLQETAQHLVTRAFRPTPADAIVAAIAAGNDQGVTEGITSLTEPGIAAAEHVGHGPADLHAFHRAVREGALRIRTTVMPYMTVLHDLGPVGDGATWFGLDLGLRSGFGDDRLKIGATKIATDGSLIGRSAHMCCGYQDEPDNVGFLQFDEEWLRRTITEAHRCGWQIAAHAIGDAAVDVVLDAFEAAQAAHPRRDARHRIEHFAVASDQQVRRLVANQVIPVPQGRFVSEIGDGMITALGPERAEHCYRMRSLLDAGAVLPGSSDAPVAHGSPLLGIHDMVNRRTAAGVPLAPAEAVTPEQALYAYTVGSAYAEHAEDRKGRLARGMLADFAVLSDDLLGVDPGRIDTLTVGATVIGGEVVHDAGALG, encoded by the coding sequence ATGCGCTTGGACGCCCTGTTCACCAACGGCCGCTTCACCACCCTCGACCCGGACCGGCCCACCGCCCACACCCTCGGGGTCATCGGGGGCCGGATCGCCGGCCTGGACGACGACGTCGCCGGCTGCACCGCCGACCGGGTCCACGACCTGCGGGGCGCCCCGGCGGTGCCCGGCTTCAACGACGCCCACCAGCACCTGAGCATGCGCGGTCGCCGGCTCCTCCAGCTCGACCTGCACGCCAGGACCGTCCCCACCCTCGACGCCCTGTACGCGGCGGTGCGGGAGCGGGCGGCCGGTCTCGGGCCCGACGAGTGGATCTTCGGCGCGGGCTACGACCAGAACAAGATCGGCGCCCATCCGACGGCCGAGGCCCTCGACGAGGCGGCACAGGGGCGTCCGGTGTGGCTGGAACACGTCTCCTGCCACATGGGCGTGGCCAACACCGCCGCCTTCACCCGCGCCGGTTTCACCGACCGGTTCGGCGTGCCCGACCTCGACGGCGGCCACGTCGAGCGGGCGGCGGACGGCAGGGCGGTCGGCCTGCTCCAGGAGACCGCCCAGCACCTGGTGACCAGGGCGTTCCGGCCCACCCCCGCGGACGCGATCGTCGCGGCCATCGCGGCGGGCAACGACCAGGGCGTGACCGAGGGCATCACCAGCCTCACCGAGCCGGGCATCGCCGCCGCCGAACACGTCGGGCACGGCCCCGCCGACCTGCACGCCTTCCACCGGGCCGTGCGGGAGGGCGCGCTGAGGATCCGCACCACGGTGATGCCCTACATGACCGTTCTGCACGACCTGGGGCCCGTCGGTGACGGCGCCACCTGGTTCGGGCTCGACCTGGGGCTGCGCAGCGGGTTCGGCGACGACCGGCTGAAGATCGGCGCCACCAAGATCGCCACGGACGGCTCCCTGATCGGCCGCTCGGCCCACATGTGCTGCGGCTACCAGGACGAACCCGACAACGTCGGCTTCCTCCAGTTCGACGAGGAGTGGCTGCGCCGCACCATCACCGAGGCGCACCGGTGCGGCTGGCAGATCGCCGCCCACGCCATCGGGGACGCCGCCGTCGACGTCGTCCTGGACGCCTTCGAGGCCGCGCAGGCGGCCCATCCGCGCCGGGACGCCCGCCACCGCATCGAGCACTTCGCCGTCGCCTCCGACCAGCAGGTGCGCCGGCTGGTCGCCAACCAGGTGATCCCGGTGCCGCAGGGGCGCTTCGTCTCCGAGATCGGCGACGGCATGATCACCGCGCTCGGCCCCGAGCGCGCCGAGCACTGCTACCGGATGCGCAGCCTGCTGGACGCCGGCGCCGTCCTGCCCGGCAGCAGCGACGCCCCGGTGGCGCACGGCAGTCCGCTGCTCGGCATCCACGACATGGTCAACCGCCGCACCGCGGCCGGGGTCCCGCTGGCCCCCGCCGAGGCGGTCACCCCCGAGCAGGCCCTGTACGCCTACACCGTGGGGTCGGCCTACGCCGAGCACGCCGAGGACCGCAAGGGCCGCCTCGCCCGCGGCATGCTGGCCGACTTCGCGGTCCTCTCGGACGACCTGCTGGGTGTCGACCCCGGGCGGATCGACACCCTGACCGTGGGCGCCACGGTGATCGGCGGCGAGGTCGTGCACGACGCGGGCGCCCTCGGCTGA
- a CDS encoding TetR/AcrR family transcriptional regulator: protein MTTNADEPQTRPRRRAPAGAAVLREDVTEAIRAAVFEELAAVGYARMSIEGIARRAGVGKTAVYRRWRSKLHLVLDLVSAVAVQGLPAPDTGSLEGDLRLLYEVTSRALRHPVASQIIPDLQAEAARNPEIAEAMRKALREGQDGVASAIMGAAAERGEVGRDIDQDLALDLISGPLYWRAVVIRSPKLPKAYLPALARATAAALKAL from the coding sequence ATGACGACGAACGCCGACGAGCCCCAGACGCGTCCGCGGCGCCGCGCCCCCGCCGGGGCGGCCGTGCTCCGTGAGGACGTGACGGAGGCCATCAGGGCCGCCGTCTTCGAGGAACTCGCGGCCGTCGGCTACGCGCGGATGTCGATCGAGGGCATCGCCCGGCGGGCCGGGGTCGGCAAGACCGCGGTGTACCGGCGGTGGCGCTCCAAGCTGCACCTGGTGCTCGACCTGGTGTCGGCCGTCGCCGTGCAGGGCCTGCCCGCCCCCGACACCGGCTCCCTCGAGGGCGACCTGCGGCTGCTGTACGAGGTGACGTCCCGCGCCCTGCGCCACCCGGTGGCCTCGCAGATCATCCCCGACCTCCAGGCCGAGGCCGCCCGCAACCCGGAGATCGCCGAGGCGATGCGGAAGGCGCTGCGGGAGGGCCAGGACGGCGTCGCCAGCGCGATCATGGGCGCGGCGGCCGAGCGCGGCGAGGTCGGCCGGGACATCGACCAGGACCTCGCCCTCGACCTGATCTCGGGGCCGCTGTACTGGCGCGCCGTCGTCATCCGCAGCCCCAAGCTCCCCAAGGCGTACCTGCCCGCGCTGGCCCGCGCCACCGCCGCGGCGCTGAAGGCGCTGTGA